One part of the Haliotis asinina isolate JCU_RB_2024 chromosome 2, JCU_Hal_asi_v2, whole genome shotgun sequence genome encodes these proteins:
- the LOC137273492 gene encoding uncharacterized protein, translating to MATAMDIDREERETNMKLIRLISAQPALWDARSQHYRDRAFKSEVIREIGQQMNWTDHAVVKKFANLRTYYTKELNKELVSQVHNRMKGDGEDTYKSKWPYYDMLDNFLRTQVRTLKKIHSKMESINTDSPSVMRVNLDSDSIEHIFEDADDQSEGSKLDSPDANQDNHQGNHYFVDWDDEAVPRKLIKREPDMYVYDAEQPSDSEPSNSRQVLPSIPATPNVPHPVPQRPVSHHTTPTLSHTTPTSSFPSPTVLFQTDMSHTDAEDDIFAKLICYQLRRLKDGKRKELLKIKIQQMIVDTLFEDD from the exons ATGGCAACCGCAATGGATATTGACAGAGAAGAACGCGAGACCAATATGAAGCTGATCCGTCTGATATCAGCACAGCCTGCTCTGTGGGACGCAAGGAGTCAGCACTATCGTGACAGGGCTTTCAAAAGCGAGGTGATCAGAGAAATTGGCCAGCAAATGAACTGGACAG ATCATGCAGTTGTCAAGAAGTTTGCCAACTTGCGGACGTACTACACGAAGGAACTAAACAAGGAACTTGTGAGTCAGGTCCACAACCGAATGAAGGGCGATGGGGAAGATACCTACAAGTCCAAATGGCCATACTATGACATGTTGGATAACTTTCTCCGTACACAAGTTCGCACATTAAAGAAAATTCATTCGAAAATG GAGAGCATCAATACTGACTCTCCCAGTGTGATGAGAGTAAACCTTGACAGTGACAGCATCGAGCATATATTTGAAGATGCAGATGACCAATCAGAGGGAAGTAAACTGGACAGCCCCGATGCTAATCAGGACAATCACCAAGGCAACCATTACTTTGTGGATTGGGATGATGAGGCAGTTCCGCGGAAACTTATCAAACGTGAACCTGACATGTACGTGTACGATGCAGAACAACCGTCAGACTCAGAACCATCAAATTCTCGTCAGGTGCTGCCATCTATACCAGCAACTCCTAATGTTCCCCATCCAGTCCCGCAGCGTCCTGTCAGTCACCACACAACACCCACTCTGTCTCATACCACACCCACTTCGTCCTTTCCTAGTCCAACTGTACTTTTTCAAACCGACATGTCTCATACTGATGCAGAAGATGACATCTTTGCGAAATTAATCTGTTATCAGTTGAGACGTCTGAAGGATGGAAAGAGAAAAGaacttttaaaaattaaaatccAACAAATGATTGTTGACACATTATTTGAAGATGATTAG